The DNA sequence GTTGTCCGACAGGCAAGTGGCTTTGGCATGGTCACCGGACTGCCAGCGTTTGACCAGTCCGGGTTCGCGGATAAACGGCCGGCTCATGGAAATGTAGTCTGCCACGCCCTCCGACACGATGCGCGCGGCGACCTCTAAGGAACGGTTGCCACCGACCAGGATCAGAGGTACACTGGTTTTCCCACGAATGGTTCCGGCTTCCGTCTCAAAATACGCCTCTTTATCGGCCGAGTGGATGCCCATCCTGCTGGGGCTCAGCTTTCTATTGATTATGAGGCCGCCGCTCACCTCGATGGCGTCGATGCCTCCCTGTTCCAACATCTCCGCCACACTGGCTGCGTCCTCAGCATGCAGGCCGCCTTCCCGAAAATCCCCGCTGTTCATTTTCACCAACACGGGATAATCGCTTCCCACACGGTTGCGCACGGCCTCCAGCACCATGAGCAGCATCCGGGCCCGATTCTCGACAGTTCCGCCCAAATCATCCGTGCGCTGGTTGTACACGGGCGACAAAAACTGGCTGAGCAGATAACCGTGGGCCGCATGTATCTGGACACCGTCAAAGCCCGCCTCACGGGCCCTGTACGCCGCGGCGGCAAAGGCGTCCACCACACGGGTGATGTCGTTATCATCCATTGCCCTGCATGGTGCCCGGGAAAGGCCTTCAACAGCGGAAGGCGCCAGCGGTGTCTGCCCCGTCAGCTTATGAAAGGCGTGCAGACCGGCATGGGCGATCTGGGCCACAATGCTGCCCTGGTTGTCGTGAACCGCGGCGGTCATTTTGGATAGCCCCGGAACAAGACCGTCATCGTAGATGCCAAGCTGCCGCGATCCAGCCTGCCCCTCCCTGCTTACATAGGCATGACTGCTGATAATCAGCCCCACCCCCCCTTTGGCAAGCTCTACCATCAGGCTTGTCAGTTCTGGAGTTACGGAACCGTCGTCCCCGGCCAGGCCTTCCCACGTCGCCGAACGGACGAAACGATTGTTCAGTGTCATGCCGCTTATGTTTGTTTTTTCAAACAGTTGATCCGTGTTCATTGTGCATCTCCCTTTGCAGGTGGGGATGTCCTTGACATAGCACCTCTATTGCCTTTCATTCCTCTTCGTTAACGATTAGACCTTCCTCCCTGCCTCGAACCCACCGTGGACGGCGTCGAAAGCCAGGGCTATCTTGGCGGCGTCGCCCGCCACCCGACAGGGGATGCCCATCTTCTCGACGGGTTCCTGCAGCGGGTTGTGAGCCTCCGAACCCATCGCCAGGACCACGGAATCGGCAGGAATTTCCTCTGCCTTGCCGTCCTTTTCCACGACGACCCCGGTTTCCGTTATTTCCAGAGCCCTGGTTGACACACTGGTTTTGACCCCGATGCGGGAGATCTCCTGCAGCATCCCCCAGCGGGTGGAAAGACCGATGCCCTTGCCGATTCTTTTGAGCATTTCGATGAGCACGATCTCCTTGGTGCCGTGTGTGGCCATTGCCAGAAGGTCTTCGGGTGATTCGGCCCCGTTGACCAGCAGAAACTTCACCGCGTCTCCCGAAAGGGTTCCTTTTTCCGCCAGGAAAAGTGCGGTTTCCACCCCCACGGCCCCGCCGCCGATGACGACGACCCGCTTCCCGGTATATACCTTGTCCTGCAGCACGTCCCAGGCCTGGACCACGTGGGGAAGGCCGACGCCCTTGACAGGCGGTTTGATGGGACGCGCGCCGGTTGCCAGAATAACGCTGTCCGGATCTTCACCGGCGATGAGCTTTTCATCGACGCCCGTGTTCAGCGACACCTTTATACCGTTGACCGCCACCTGAGCAGCCAGGTCCCGGGCCAGTTCCGCGAACTCATCCCTTCCCGGGGGAGCCGCCGCCAGAAAAAGCTGCCCGCCCAGTCGATCCGCCTGTTCGTAGATCGTGACCTCGTGGCCGCATTCGCGGGCGGCCAAGGCGGCACTCATGCCCGCCGGACCACCGCCGACAACCATCACTCTCTTCGGACTATCGGTAACCCCGGCGCGGCACTCCAATTCATGGCCGGCTTTGGGATTGCACAGGCACTCCACGGCCTTACCCCTGAATATATTGTCGAAGCATCCCTGGGCACAGGCGATGCAGTGTACGATTTCGTTTTCCCGACCGCTCCTGGCCTTTTCAGGAAGAAAAGGATCGGCGATCAGGGAACGCCCCATGGCCACCATGTCACACACACCGTCGCCGATCATTTCCCTGGCAACAGCCGGGTCGTTGATCCGGTGGCTGGCGATCACGGGAATGTCCACCAGGTCCTTGATTC is a window from the Deltaproteobacteria bacterium genome containing:
- a CDS encoding FAD-dependent oxidoreductase, coding for MQDPIFSPIRINRLEVKNRIYLPAMHLNMAQNYEVTDRMVEFYAERARGGVGMISVGFATVDERSGSPLNIGAHDDAYLPGLSKLAGGIRENGARSAVQINHAGRYNFSFLMGGNKPVAPSPIASRLTKEVPRELRHDEIGSIIDSFAAAAARVKKAGFDAVEVLSGTGYLISEFLSPLTNQRSDEYGGTYENRMRFGLTIVRKIKAATGGDFPLIVRMNGNDFMPGGQGRRELQEYAVALVKAGVDALCINVGWHEARVPQIVTSVPRGVFGYLARGIKDLVDIPVIASHRINDPAVAREMIGDGVCDMVAMGRSLIADPFLPEKARSGRENEIVHCIACAQGCFDNIFRGKAVECLCNPKAGHELECRAGVTDSPKRVMVVGGGPAGMSAALAARECGHEVTIYEQADRLGGQLFLAAAPPGRDEFAELARDLAAQVAVNGIKVSLNTGVDEKLIAGEDPDSVILATGARPIKPPVKGVGLPHVVQAWDVLQDKVYTGKRVVVIGGGAVGVETALFLAEKGTLSGDAVKFLLVNGAESPEDLLAMATHGTKEIVLIEMLKRIGKGIGLSTRWGMLQEISRIGVKTSVSTRALEITETGVVVEKDGKAEEIPADSVVLAMGSEAHNPLQEPVEKMGIPCRVAGDAAKIALAFDAVHGGFEAGRKV
- a CDS encoding NADH:flavin oxidoreductase; protein product: MNTDQLFEKTNISGMTLNNRFVRSATWEGLAGDDGSVTPELTSLMVELAKGGVGLIISSHAYVSREGQAGSRQLGIYDDGLVPGLSKMTAAVHDNQGSIVAQIAHAGLHAFHKLTGQTPLAPSAVEGLSRAPCRAMDDNDITRVVDAFAAAAYRAREAGFDGVQIHAAHGYLLSQFLSPVYNQRTDDLGGTVENRARMLLMVLEAVRNRVGSDYPVLVKMNSGDFREGGLHAEDAASVAEMLEQGGIDAIEVSGGLIINRKLSPSRMGIHSADKEAYFETEAGTIRGKTSVPLILVGGNRSLEVAARIVSEGVADYISMSRPFIREPGLVKRWQSGDHAKATCLSDNKCFGPAMAGRGIYCVVERGEDGGRSR